The following coding sequences lie in one Spinacia oleracea cultivar Varoflay chromosome 1, BTI_SOV_V1, whole genome shotgun sequence genomic window:
- the LOC130465630 gene encoding uncharacterized protein, whose protein sequence is MAHHFHKAKKRNKIMALKLDITKAYDSLEWDFIRETLLFFDFPKHFINLIMSCITSSSISVLWNGEICDSFCPSRGIRQGDPLSSYIFVLCLDRLSTMIEDLVHQGHWKPIALTKNIKISHVFYADDVFLFSTASVDNMNVVMTLLEQFGNMSGLKLSLTKSTLIFPQSLNHNVRRDIAGNYGIKTSSSFGKYLGVDIRPHKLKINNYKGLLDKMMDRIRGWQAKLLNMAGRCTLIRSVLNSFPLYAMQTTLIPTTITYAIEKCCRKFLWNKVDRSKYMARLAWDKVTLPTNVGGLGIRRLRDWNLAFMAKLGWTILDKPDKLWVRILKEKYLKNSNLLNSMPNYNQSPLWRDILKGNHILQKGLIIGIGNGKNTSIWYHHWIGDAPLYTLEDIKISELKSH, encoded by the coding sequence ATGGCACATCATTTTCATAAGGCAAAAAAGAGGAATAAAATTATGGCGTTAAAATTAGATATTACGAAAGCTTATGATAGCTTAGAATGGGATTTTATAAGAGAAACTCTATTGTTTTTCGATTTCCCAAAGCATTTCATCAATTTGATCATGTCTTGTATTACCTCGTCTTCTATTTCTGTTCTCTGGAATGGGGAAATTTGTGATTCATTTTGTCCATCTAGGGGAATTAGACAAGGAGATCCTCTATCTTCATATATTTTTGTCCTTTGTTTGGATAGACTTTCTACTATGATTGAAGATTTGGTTCATCAGGGACATTGGAAACCCATAGCTTTgaccaaaaatattaaaatttctcATGTCTTCTATGCGGATgacgtttttctttttagtaCTGCTTCGGTGGATAATATGAATGTAGTAATGACATTATTGGAACAATTTGGGAATATGTCAGGGTTAAAATTAAGTTTAACTAAGtcaaccctaatttttcctcaATCCCTTAATCATAATGTAAGAAGAGACATAGCtggaaattatggcattaaaacttcttcttcttttggTAAATATTTGGGGGTGGACATTAGACCTCATAAactaaaaattaataactacAAAGGTCTGTTGGATAAAATGATGGATAGAATAAGAGGTTGGCAAGCTAAGCTTTTGAATATGGCAGGACGTTGCACTCTAATTAGATCAGTACTTAACTCTTTCCCCCTTTATGCCATGCAAACTACTCTAATTCCTACCACCATTACCTATGCTATTGAAAAATGTTGTAGAAAATTTTTATGGAACAAGGTGGACAGAAGTAAATATATGGCAAGATTAGCTTGGGATAAAGTTACTCTTCCTACTAATGTTGGAGGGTTGGGAATAAGAAGATTGAGGGATTGGAATTTGGCCTTTATGGCAAAACTAGGATGGACTATCCTTGATAAACCAGACAAATTGTGGGTAAGAATTTTAAAGGAAAAGTACCTAAAGAATTCGAACCTTTTAAACTCTATGCCTAACTACAATCAATCTCCCTTATGGAGGGATATTCTAAAGGGCAATCATATTCTTCAAAAGGGTTTAATCATAGGAATTGGAAATGGGAAGAACACTTCTATTTGGTATCATCATTGGATAGGGGATGCCCCTCTTTATACCCTTGAGGATATTAAAATTTCGGAGTTGAAATCCCACTAG